From the genome of bacterium:
TTCCAGTGCGCGCAGGTGCTGCAGTTCCCGGAGCTCGCCACCGAGCTCGGCCGTCGCCTCGCCGGACGCTTCGAAGCCGATTCCTGCGACCTCGTCGTCTCCCCCGCGCTCGGTGCGATCCTGCTGGGCCACGAGGTCGCGAGAGCCGTGGGCCGCCGCTTCGTCTTCACCGAGCGCAAGGAAGGCGTGATGCGCCTGCGGCGCGGCTTCAGCATCCAGACCGGCGAGAGGGCCCTGATCGTCGAGGATGTCGTCACCCGCGGTACCTCCACGCGCGAAGTCGCGGACCTCGTCGAGCAGGCAGGCGGACAGGTATGCGGCCTGGCCTCGCTGGTCGACCGCACCGACGCCGGCGTGGAACTGCCCGCCCCTTTGGAGTCGTTGCTGCAAGTGGACGTGGCCACGCACGATCCGGACGAATGTCCCCTGTGCGCCCAGGGCCTGCCGCTCGTGAAACCCGGCAGCCGACGGGGACGCTGAGCGGTGTCGCACGCGGCCCTCACCCGGC
Proteins encoded in this window:
- the pyrE gene encoding orotate phosphoribosyltransferase; the encoded protein is MTESELLNLMSELGALERGHFELSSGLHSDTYFQCAQVLQFPELATELGRRLAGRFEADSCDLVVSPALGAILLGHEVARAVGRRFVFTERKEGVMRLRRGFSIQTGERALIVEDVVTRGTSTREVADLVEQAGGQVCGLASLVDRTDAGVELPAPLESLLQVDVATHDPDECPLCAQGLPLVKPGSRRGR